Proteins encoded by one window of Rutidosis leptorrhynchoides isolate AG116_Rl617_1_P2 chromosome 7, CSIRO_AGI_Rlap_v1, whole genome shotgun sequence:
- the LOC139858497 gene encoding F-box/kelch-repeat protein At3g06240-like isoform X2 — MFLLDTFSVSNPFPNHAAKSITSTSTSDRTVGLVLYDSSYKSIKIPIEIDLPFQVCGSCNGLICLSWFPFPSNILLWNPATRVFKDLPDSPNEHSLMFGLGFGFDGVVKDYKVLRFAHRYNGPIQAEMYSLRTNSWREITTPAELQRKTYRSTCSVFLNGKFHWTPILFESVMLNRLIMCFDIHEEAFSYIMSPEFEFAPTFEERVEVCWKVVALKESLSVIAWIKKGYGVMLFEVWLMKEYGVVSSWTKYTSFELQINVSKVLGCGLKGEFLLEADNKQLVVYDPISERVNNLGNHGVAHLSKVFNHVGSLIPINGGKVATRTNISSVVPHAFFD; from the exons ATGTTCCTACTAGATACATTCTCCGTTTCAAATCCGTTTCCAAATCATG CTGCAAAATCTATCACCTCAACTTCCACATCTGATCGTACTGTTGGCTTGGTGTTGTATGATTCATCATACAAATCAATCAAAATACCAATTGAAATCGACCTTCCATTTCAGGTTTGTGGAAGCTGTAACGGGTTGATTTGTTTGAGTTGGTTTCCGTTCCCTTCGAATATTTTGTTATGGAATCCTGCCACTAGGGTTTTTAAAGACTTGCCTGATTCGCCTAATGAGCATTCACTAATGTTTGGGTTAGGTTTTGGGTTTGATGGTGTTGTAAAGGACTACAAGGTGTTGAGGTTTGCGCATCGTTATAATGGGCCGATTCAAGCTGAGATGTACTCTTTGAGAACGAATTCCTGGAGGGAGATTACGACTCCTGCTGAATTACAAAGAAAAACATATAGGTCGACGTGTAGTGTGTTTTTGAATGGGAAGTTTCATTGGACACCTATTTTGTTTGAGAGTGTGATGTTGAACAGGTTGATTATGTGTTTTGATATTCATGAGGAGGCGTTTAGTTACATAATGTCACCCGAATTTGAATTTGCTCCAACTTTTGAAGAACGTGTTGAAGTTTGTTGGAAGGTTGTAGCGTTGAAGGAATCACTATCGGTGATCGCTTGGATAAAGAAAGGGTATGGGGTGATGTTGTTTGAGGTGTGGTTGATGAAAGAATATGGAGTGGTTTCATCATGGACGAAGTATACTTCATTTGAACTTCAAATTAATGTTTCCAAAGTGTTGGGGTGTGGATTAAAAGGTGAGTTTTTGTTGGAGGCGGATAATAAACAACTGGTTGTGTATGATCCGATATCAGAAAGGGTTAACAATTTGGGGAATCATGGGGTTGCTCACTTGTCAAAGGTGTTTAATCATGTTGGAAGTTTAATTCCTATCAATGGTGGGAAGGTTGCCACTAGGACTAATATATCGTCGGTAGTTCCCCACGCCTTCTTTGATTAA
- the LOC139858497 gene encoding F-box protein CPR1-like isoform X1, whose translation MSKELPEDVIIHILSYVPTRYILRFKSVSKSWYALFENPNFISKHFQNQSTTSDPSFLLTAAKSITSTSTSDRTVGLVLYDSSYKSIKIPIEIDLPFQVCGSCNGLICLSWFPFPSNILLWNPATRVFKDLPDSPNEHSLMFGLGFGFDGVVKDYKVLRFAHRYNGPIQAEMYSLRTNSWREITTPAELQRKTYRSTCSVFLNGKFHWTPILFESVMLNRLIMCFDIHEEAFSYIMSPEFEFAPTFEERVEVCWKVVALKESLSVIAWIKKGYGVMLFEVWLMKEYGVVSSWTKYTSFELQINVSKVLGCGLKGEFLLEADNKQLVVYDPISERVNNLGNHGVAHLSKVFNHVGSLIPINGGKVATRTNISSVVPHAFFD comes from the coding sequence atGTCGAAAGAGCTGCCAGAAGATGTAATCATCCATATCCTGTCGTATGTTCCTACTAGATACATTCTCCGTTTCAAATCCGTTTCCAAATCATGGTACGCCCtttttgaaaaccctaattttatCTCCAAACATTTCCAAAATCAGTCAACCACTTCAGATCCATCTTTCCTTTTGACAGCTGCAAAATCTATCACCTCAACTTCCACATCTGATCGTACTGTTGGCTTGGTGTTGTATGATTCATCATACAAATCAATCAAAATACCAATTGAAATCGACCTTCCATTTCAGGTTTGTGGAAGCTGTAACGGGTTGATTTGTTTGAGTTGGTTTCCGTTCCCTTCGAATATTTTGTTATGGAATCCTGCCACTAGGGTTTTTAAAGACTTGCCTGATTCGCCTAATGAGCATTCACTAATGTTTGGGTTAGGTTTTGGGTTTGATGGTGTTGTAAAGGACTACAAGGTGTTGAGGTTTGCGCATCGTTATAATGGGCCGATTCAAGCTGAGATGTACTCTTTGAGAACGAATTCCTGGAGGGAGATTACGACTCCTGCTGAATTACAAAGAAAAACATATAGGTCGACGTGTAGTGTGTTTTTGAATGGGAAGTTTCATTGGACACCTATTTTGTTTGAGAGTGTGATGTTGAACAGGTTGATTATGTGTTTTGATATTCATGAGGAGGCGTTTAGTTACATAATGTCACCCGAATTTGAATTTGCTCCAACTTTTGAAGAACGTGTTGAAGTTTGTTGGAAGGTTGTAGCGTTGAAGGAATCACTATCGGTGATCGCTTGGATAAAGAAAGGGTATGGGGTGATGTTGTTTGAGGTGTGGTTGATGAAAGAATATGGAGTGGTTTCATCATGGACGAAGTATACTTCATTTGAACTTCAAATTAATGTTTCCAAAGTGTTGGGGTGTGGATTAAAAGGTGAGTTTTTGTTGGAGGCGGATAATAAACAACTGGTTGTGTATGATCCGATATCAGAAAGGGTTAACAATTTGGGGAATCATGGGGTTGCTCACTTGTCAAAGGTGTTTAATCATGTTGGAAGTTTAATTCCTATCAATGGTGGGAAGGTTGCCACTAGGACTAATATATCGTCGGTAGTTCCCCACGCCTTCTTTGATTAA